A section of the Leptospira kobayashii genome encodes:
- a CDS encoding DNA alkylation repair protein produces MEPLKYIYSETLIAQLTNALAKAHPKLEKDRFQKSVFASPWKDLELKERMSRISDTIIEFLPKDLDLLFPILKNTIDHLRQNGVADFNFAYMFFPEIVQKAGLSEFSRSMKALEFITVFSSAEYAIRIFYLHHHKDTNKQMLVWSKHKNPGVRRLASEGSRPLLPWGLGVPDLKKNPGQSLSILENLWDDEDEVVRRSVANHLNDISKLDPDMTWNFCKNKFGKSKELDKSLKHAVRTLLKRGHKQSLTHFSYDTEWSPTKVSLSLEKDSVRIGEKLEFHIGFDYKEKKTRKIRMEYLIEFVLANGKTGRKIFQLGEKNLNLGDKLALTKKHNFALITTRTYYPGKHKLILVINGKEVKEITFLLTKGKK; encoded by the coding sequence ATGGAACCACTTAAATATATTTATTCCGAAACATTGATTGCCCAGTTGACAAACGCTTTGGCAAAGGCTCATCCCAAGTTGGAAAAAGACCGATTTCAAAAATCCGTTTTTGCATCCCCTTGGAAGGATCTGGAATTGAAAGAGAGAATGTCCCGTATTTCAGATACGATCATAGAATTTTTACCAAAGGATTTGGATCTTCTTTTTCCTATTTTAAAAAATACTATCGATCATCTCAGACAGAACGGAGTGGCGGATTTTAACTTCGCCTATATGTTCTTTCCTGAAATTGTTCAGAAAGCAGGGCTCTCCGAATTTTCAAGAAGCATGAAAGCATTGGAGTTTATCACCGTATTTTCCAGTGCAGAATACGCCATTCGTATTTTTTATCTCCATCATCACAAAGATACAAATAAACAAATGTTAGTCTGGTCGAAACATAAAAACCCCGGAGTGAGAAGGCTTGCCAGCGAAGGAAGCAGACCTCTCCTTCCTTGGGGATTGGGAGTGCCCGACTTAAAAAAAAATCCGGGACAGAGTCTTTCCATACTTGAAAATCTTTGGGATGATGAAGACGAAGTAGTAAGGAGAAGTGTTGCCAATCATCTGAATGATATTTCCAAATTGGATCCGGATATGACTTGGAATTTTTGCAAAAATAAATTCGGAAAGTCGAAAGAGTTGGACAAAAGTCTGAAACACGCAGTTCGTACTCTTTTGAAAAGAGGCCACAAACAATCATTAACTCATTTTTCCTATGATACGGAATGGTCTCCTACCAAAGTATCTCTTAGTTTGGAAAAAGATTCCGTTCGTATCGGTGAAAAGCTAGAGTTTCATATCGGCTTTGATTATAAGGAAAAGAAAACAAGAAAGATCCGAATGGAGTATTTGATTGAATTTGTTCTGGCAAATGGTAAAACCGGCAGAAAGATTTTCCAATTGGGAGAAAAAAACTTGAACCTGGGAGACAAACTTGCGTTAACCAAAAAACATAATTTCGCCTTGATCACCA
- a CDS encoding MFS transporter, giving the protein MNHFLSGPSLRILVLINLGTVLGLSGIDLILPSIPDFSKVFPGSSPAEAQWIIAFYVLGTSVGLLVFSFLADRFDPIRLFSASLLCFAAFSLACIFSVHIYELIVYRFLQGLSSSGAAVLAPGLIRGLFSSHGAMRAISIMGSIESMVPAFAPLLGAYLAAKFGWKSGFQLTAILSLIVSVFLFVSQTKDPMRDKSKLADNPNRSYKSLFTNFNFLRYALSHAGVLGGLLVFVFSAPNLIVTYKKGVIESFILLQIISVAMFFTFAQISSYFVRKFGPEKVILIGTVFASLSSVLFLFGALFRLDDPIYLVCYFIPINIGLGLRGGAGFVNALIAARDNDARGSAFMILAVTVLSGGITGILSPFLQWGLGPIAIAISVLVMPSMVLVLLKREVKEET; this is encoded by the coding sequence ATGAATCATTTTCTTTCCGGGCCCTCTCTCCGGATTTTAGTTTTGATCAATTTGGGAACAGTTCTCGGTTTATCCGGGATAGACCTCATCCTCCCTTCCATTCCCGACTTTAGCAAAGTGTTTCCGGGAAGTTCTCCTGCCGAGGCGCAATGGATCATCGCGTTTTATGTTTTGGGAACGAGCGTAGGACTTTTGGTATTTAGTTTTCTTGCGGACAGGTTTGACCCGATTCGTTTATTTTCCGCATCTTTACTTTGTTTTGCGGCGTTTTCTCTGGCTTGTATTTTCTCCGTTCATATTTACGAATTGATCGTTTACCGTTTTTTGCAAGGTCTCAGTTCCAGTGGAGCCGCAGTGCTCGCGCCAGGTCTCATCCGCGGGCTTTTTTCTTCTCACGGTGCAATGCGCGCCATCAGTATTATGGGAAGTATAGAATCCATGGTCCCCGCATTTGCGCCTCTCCTGGGTGCGTATTTGGCGGCAAAGTTCGGTTGGAAATCGGGATTTCAACTGACTGCGATCCTTTCTCTGATTGTAAGTGTGTTTTTATTCGTATCCCAAACAAAAGATCCGATGAGAGATAAATCAAAGTTAGCTGATAATCCGAACAGAAGCTATAAAAGTCTATTTACAAATTTTAATTTTTTAAGATACGCTCTCAGTCATGCAGGTGTTTTGGGTGGATTATTGGTGTTTGTATTTTCCGCACCGAACTTGATCGTAACATATAAAAAAGGAGTGATTGAAAGTTTCATTCTATTGCAAATCATCTCGGTAGCGATGTTCTTTACGTTCGCACAAATCTCATCCTATTTCGTAAGGAAATTCGGTCCGGAAAAAGTCATTCTGATCGGCACTGTATTTGCTTCCCTTTCTTCGGTATTGTTTCTTTTTGGCGCACTTTTTCGGTTAGACGACCCAATTTACTTGGTATGTTATTTTATCCCGATCAATATCGGGCTTGGGTTGCGCGGTGGAGCGGGATTTGTCAATGCCTTAATTGCCGCAAGGGACAATGATGCCCGCGGTTCCGCATTTATGATTTTGGCTGTGACAGTTCTTTCCGGAGGAATCACCGGAATCCTATCTCCTTTTTTACAATGGGGGCTGGGTCCGATTGCGATCGCCATTTCTGTCTTGGTGATGCCATCGATGGTTTTGGTTTTGTTAAAGAGGGAAGTAAAGGAAGAGACATAA
- a CDS encoding DUF2721 domain-containing protein, with the protein MFESFSSLEILSGMITPAVLVSASASLIFSTANRLGRIFDRVNLLKAEVEKILEGKFEFPEERISYLKNQLSIQRKRAVLIQRSMAFLYTATSLFVISSLSLAITLAVSKEYSWIPIIVALFGGVFLFLASAFLLYESRYNLTFIMGQIEFTEFLQQKAKR; encoded by the coding sequence ATGTTCGAATCTTTTTCCAGTTTAGAAATTCTTTCGGGAATGATCACGCCCGCCGTGCTTGTCTCCGCCAGTGCCAGTCTCATTTTTTCCACCGCCAATCGGTTAGGGCGGATTTTCGACAGAGTCAATCTCCTCAAAGCGGAAGTAGAAAAAATACTGGAAGGTAAATTCGAATTTCCTGAAGAAAGAATATCTTATTTAAAAAATCAATTGTCCATACAAAGAAAACGGGCGGTTCTCATCCAACGTTCGATGGCTTTCTTATACACTGCTACTTCCTTATTCGTGATTTCGAGTCTAAGCCTTGCGATTACGCTTGCCGTCTCCAAGGAATATTCCTGGATTCCCATAATAGTTGCTTTGTTCGGTGGAGTTTTTTTGTTTCTAGCAAGCGCCTTTTTGTTATACGAAAGCAGATACAATCTAACATTCATTATGGGACAAATTGAATTTACCGAATTTTTACAGCAAAAAGCCAAAAGATAA
- a CDS encoding tRNA dihydrouridine synthase, protein MIGRILLAPMEGLLDFRLRDIITKIGGINQCVSEFIRVNDTLLPSQRFYRYVPELNHNCRTKAGVPVKVQLLGSDPVCMAENAAKVASLGAYGIDINFGCPAPTVNRNRGGAVLLKEPDVLYKIVYATRKAVPSTIPVTAKMRLGFDSTEQAIDCAKALESGGAEEIVVHARTKIDGYKPPAYWEWIAKIKEEVRVSVVANGEIWTKEDAARCREISGCTDLMIGRGMIANPTLALEIRGERNESFAWKEMKEILYQYWISLAGNMNAQSRLGRIKQWLHYLSLRYDEAEKGFASVKRFTDQEEMNLYLCDDQPAAGIEAEIKRNLSRLIEAKSRVVEGKNPGLWKCSSRPRS, encoded by the coding sequence ATGATCGGGCGTATCTTACTTGCTCCGATGGAAGGGCTTCTCGATTTCCGTTTGCGTGATATCATCACAAAAATCGGCGGGATCAATCAATGTGTCAGTGAATTCATTCGAGTGAATGATACGCTTCTTCCCTCACAGAGATTTTATAGATACGTTCCCGAATTGAATCATAATTGCAGAACGAAAGCGGGCGTTCCCGTAAAAGTCCAACTTTTGGGTTCGGACCCGGTTTGTATGGCGGAAAATGCAGCGAAAGTAGCGAGCCTTGGTGCTTATGGGATCGATATCAATTTCGGTTGTCCCGCTCCTACGGTCAATCGCAACCGAGGGGGAGCAGTATTACTGAAAGAACCGGATGTTTTATACAAAATCGTCTATGCGACTAGAAAGGCAGTTCCATCAACGATTCCTGTCACTGCAAAAATGCGCTTGGGATTCGACTCCACCGAACAGGCGATTGATTGTGCAAAAGCTCTGGAAAGCGGCGGCGCAGAAGAAATCGTAGTGCATGCAAGAACGAAAATCGACGGTTACAAACCCCCTGCATATTGGGAATGGATTGCTAAAATAAAAGAGGAAGTCCGGGTATCCGTGGTGGCAAACGGTGAGATTTGGACGAAGGAAGATGCGGCTCGCTGCCGGGAGATTTCCGGTTGTACCGATCTTATGATCGGTCGAGGTATGATTGCGAATCCTACCCTGGCCTTGGAAATTCGGGGAGAACGAAACGAATCATTTGCCTGGAAAGAGATGAAAGAAATCCTTTATCAGTATTGGATCAGCCTGGCGGGCAATATGAACGCACAAAGCCGCTTAGGGAGAATCAAGCAATGGTTACATTATCTTTCTCTCCGTTACGATGAAGCGGAAAAGGGGTTTGCATCCGTAAAACGCTTCACGGACCAGGAAGAGATGAATTTATATCTTTGCGATGATCAACCCGCGGCAGGGATCGAAGCGGAAATCAAACGAAACCTGTCTCGTTTGATTGAAGCGAAGAGCCGGGTCGTTGAAGGAAAAAATCCGGGTCTTTGGAAATGTTCGAGCCGCCCACGCTCCTAA
- a CDS encoding 3-hydroxyacyl-CoA dehydrogenase family protein, producing the protein MREIKTVTILGANGAMGSGSAGVIAAFGGAKVHMLARDVEKAKQGIEAAVSSVKTDTIRGRMIPGSYDADLEKAVAESDWVFELVAESYEVKEPINARIAKARRPGTIVSTVSSGLSIGRLAKAYDEDGQKHYYGTHFFNPPYKMILCELVTHAGNDKKVTKALGEYLDKVLGRAVVYTNDTPAFAGNRIGFQLMNEVAHFAEKYADKGGIALLDEIISGYTGRAMSPLATADFVGLDVHKAIVDNIYDNTKDEAHETFKLPGYFQKLIDEGKLGMKSGSGLTKVVKHADGKREKFVYNIKTGAYDPYPKFDIPFIKQARLKIKESDYKGAMEIVKTANGFEADIARYFIGRYISYSLSLVGEVVETKEMTDGAMGFGFNWVPASALVDFLGGPKETIKMLETSKLPVPKILSDAKSGKKFYELGDKLDARSLFKG; encoded by the coding sequence ATGAGAGAAATCAAAACCGTCACGATTTTAGGTGCCAACGGAGCTATGGGCTCTGGGAGTGCGGGCGTTATCGCCGCTTTCGGTGGTGCTAAAGTCCATATGCTCGCAAGAGACGTAGAAAAAGCAAAACAAGGTATCGAAGCCGCAGTTAGTTCTGTAAAAACAGATACAATACGGGGCAGAATGATCCCTGGTTCGTATGATGCCGACTTGGAAAAAGCAGTCGCAGAATCCGATTGGGTATTTGAACTTGTTGCCGAAAGTTACGAAGTCAAGGAACCGATTAATGCCCGTATTGCGAAAGCAAGACGTCCGGGAACCATTGTTTCAACCGTATCCTCCGGTCTTTCCATCGGAAGATTGGCAAAAGCTTATGATGAAGACGGTCAGAAGCACTATTACGGAACCCACTTTTTCAACCCTCCTTATAAAATGATCCTTTGTGAGTTAGTCACTCATGCGGGTAACGATAAAAAAGTAACCAAAGCACTCGGTGAGTATTTGGACAAAGTTCTGGGCCGCGCCGTAGTTTATACAAACGACACTCCTGCCTTCGCAGGAAACAGAATCGGTTTTCAATTGATGAACGAAGTGGCTCACTTCGCGGAAAAATATGCAGACAAAGGTGGAATTGCATTACTTGACGAAATCATTTCCGGTTATACCGGTCGTGCGATGTCTCCTCTTGCTACTGCTGATTTTGTCGGCTTAGACGTTCACAAAGCGATCGTTGATAATATTTACGACAACACAAAAGACGAAGCACACGAAACTTTCAAACTTCCGGGTTACTTCCAAAAGTTGATCGACGAAGGAAAGTTAGGTATGAAATCCGGAAGCGGACTCACCAAAGTAGTAAAACACGCTGATGGAAAACGTGAAAAATTCGTTTATAACATCAAAACCGGTGCTTACGATCCTTATCCGAAATTCGATATCCCTTTTATCAAACAAGCACGTCTAAAGATCAAAGAGTCCGATTACAAAGGTGCTATGGAAATTGTAAAAACCGCAAACGGTTTCGAAGCAGACATCGCTCGTTACTTTATCGGTCGTTATATTAGCTATTCTCTTTCCCTAGTCGGAGAAGTAGTGGAAACTAAAGAAATGACAGACGGTGCGATGGGATTCGGATTCAACTGGGTTCCTGCTTCCGCACTAGTAGATTTCCTCGGTGGACCGAAAGAAACCATCAAAATGTTAGAAACATCCAAATTGCCGGTTCCGAAAATCCTTTCGGATGCAAAATCAGGCAAAAAATTCTATGAGTTAGGCGACAAACTCGATGCTCGCTCTCTTTTCAAAGGTTAA